From the Mangifera indica cultivar Alphonso chromosome 10, CATAS_Mindica_2.1, whole genome shotgun sequence genome, one window contains:
- the LOC123228468 gene encoding non-specific lipid-transfer protein C, cotyledon-specific isoform-like: MKSLLLSMLALLSVLFFLANVGEAAIDCDFVGTKTAGCVPFVTGKAKDPAPACCSGLKELLEAVKSVDDKRVLCRCMKDAAKSLPINDELLSQLPGRCQIDVGFPISSKMNCAFTELLRS, translated from the exons ATGAAGAGCCTCCTTCTCTCCATGCTGGCTCTCCTCTCAGTCCTTTTCTTCCTTGCCAATGTTGGCGAGGCGGCGATCGATTGCGACTTTGTGGGTACAAAAACGGCTGGATGTGTGCCATTTGTCACCGGCAAGGCGAAAGACCCTGCCCCTGCCTGCTGCAGTGGGCTGAAGGAGCTTCTTGAAGCCGTGAAAAGTGTTGATGATAAGAGAGTTCTCTGCCGCTGCATGAAGGATGCTGCCAAGTCCTTGCCGATAAACGATGAGTTATTGAGCCAGCTTCCTGGCCGTTGCCAGATCGATGTTGGTTTCCCTATCTCCTCAAAAATGAATTGTG CATTCACTGAATTGCTAAGGAGTTGA